The Actinomycetota bacterium DNA window TCGGCGACCATGGTGTTGCCGGTGACGGCGAGCGTCTTCTGCGTAGGCATCTAGCCGTTCACCCCCGGGAGCTCGCAGCCCTCGGGCACCATCTCGATGGCGTCCTGCGGGCATTCGGCGGCGCACACGCCGCACCCCTTGCAGTGGTCGAGATTGAACGTGGTGACCTGCTCGTTCTCGACGTTGATCGCCGAGTCCGGGCAGAAGATGAAGCACAGCAGGCACTGGTTGCACTTCTCCTCCGAGCGGACCGGGCGCTCGCTGCGCCAGCCGCCGGTCACGTAGTCGCGCGAGTTGCCCGACTCCGGGATGACCGCCCCGCGCGGGAACTCCTCCGCCTTCCAGGACCCGATCCCACTGATGTCCCACTTGGTCACGAGACCTGCACCTCCTCGTAGGCCCGGTCGACCGCCGCGTAGTTCGCGTCGATCATCTCCTG harbors:
- a CDS encoding 4Fe-4S dicluster domain-containing protein; this encodes MSGIGSWKAEEFPRGAVIPESGNSRDYVTGGWRSERPVRSEEKCNQCLLCFIFCPDSAINVENEQVTTFNLDHCKGCGVCAAECPQDAIEMVPEGCELPGVNG